A window from Acidimicrobiia bacterium encodes these proteins:
- a CDS encoding right-handed parallel beta-helix repeat-containing protein, translating into MTTRGTVARLVVVFVLVLAATSVVVLDAFASSSPSGHTLYVRAAACSDARSGDQARSPSTPVCTITAAARLANPGDTIAVAAGTYPAFRVDRSGSPGHPIAVVAQGPVVVDARGGATALKLMNVHDVTVTGVAFVGASREDVWLQSCGSVVLERVAVQGSAGAGIELDRCDGVTVDRSSIAGNQSAGIQELRDVTGARYTSDTVTDNGHGPARYNGDGIQLAGRDSLVSGSTILRNGSDPVFEHGIYASSLATGYTIVGNQIQQSSGADVKAAGSGRVSGNVLGSATLGIYVADNGAGQVVVDHNVVTGHFAHGVLLAGGAHATLANNTVANAGGAVVQPTDVLVAAGSSARVLDNLLVVSGAGERPLSISGVGAQQVRARLVSDGNWLATPDPRVAVGLNGYSVPLAWWQAASGMDRASLVTTPPVLGADGSVLSADDGRGRGVSWDGRPSSGIGAHG; encoded by the coding sequence GTGACGACGCGGGGCACGGTCGCGCGGCTCGTCGTCGTGTTCGTGCTGGTGCTCGCGGCGACGTCCGTCGTCGTGCTCGACGCGTTCGCGTCGTCCTCACCATCCGGTCACACGTTGTACGTGCGCGCGGCCGCGTGCTCGGACGCGAGGTCGGGCGACCAGGCGCGCTCGCCGTCGACCCCGGTGTGCACGATCACCGCGGCCGCGCGGCTCGCGAACCCGGGGGACACGATCGCGGTCGCCGCGGGGACCTACCCCGCGTTCCGCGTCGACCGGTCCGGCAGCCCCGGGCACCCGATCGCCGTCGTCGCGCAGGGGCCCGTCGTCGTGGACGCGCGCGGTGGCGCGACCGCGCTCAAGCTCATGAACGTGCACGACGTCACCGTGACGGGCGTCGCGTTCGTCGGCGCGTCGCGGGAAGACGTGTGGCTCCAGAGTTGCGGCTCCGTCGTGCTCGAGCGCGTCGCCGTGCAAGGCAGTGCGGGCGCGGGCATCGAGCTCGACCGCTGCGACGGTGTGACCGTCGACCGCTCCTCGATCGCCGGGAACCAGTCGGCCGGGATCCAGGAGCTGCGTGACGTCACCGGCGCTCGCTACACGAGCGACACCGTCACCGACAACGGGCACGGTCCGGCCCGCTACAACGGTGACGGGATCCAGCTCGCGGGCCGCGACAGCCTCGTGTCCGGCTCGACCATCCTGCGCAACGGCAGCGACCCCGTGTTCGAGCACGGCATCTACGCGTCGTCGCTCGCGACGGGGTACACGATCGTCGGCAACCAGATCCAGCAGAGCTCGGGTGCGGACGTGAAGGCCGCGGGTTCCGGGCGGGTGTCCGGGAACGTGCTCGGCTCGGCGACGCTCGGGATCTACGTCGCCGACAACGGCGCGGGCCAGGTCGTCGTCGACCACAACGTCGTCACGGGCCACTTCGCGCACGGTGTGCTCCTCGCCGGCGGCGCGCACGCGACGCTCGCGAACAACACCGTCGCGAACGCGGGTGGCGCGGTGGTGCAGCCGACGGACGTCCTCGTCGCGGCCGGCAGCAGCGCGCGGGTGCTCGACAACCTCCTCGTCGTGTCGGGTGCCGGTGAGCGCCCGCTCAGCATCTCGGGCGTCGGCGCGCAACAGGTGCGCGCGAGGCTCGTGTCCGACGGGAACTGGCTCGCGACGCCGGACCCGCGCGTCGCCGTCGGCCTCAACGGCTACTCCGTGCCGCTCGCGTGGTGGCAGGCCGCGTCGGGCATGGACCGCGCCAGCCTCGTCACCACCCCGCCCGTGCTCGGCGCGGACGGGAGCGTGCTGTCGGCCGACGACGGACGCGGACGTGGCGTCAGCTGGGACGGCCGGCCGAGCAGCGGCATCGGCGCGCACGGGTAA